A genomic window from Bernardetia sp. includes:
- the gyrA gene encoding DNA gyrase subunit A has translation MADIENDELLDDGNDNIIPVSIEDEMRTAYIDYSMSVIVSRALPDVRDGLKPVHRRVLYGMADLGVYHNKAYKKSARIVGEVLGKYHPHGDSSVYETMVRMAQEWSLRYMLVDGQGNFGSIDGDNAAAMRYTEARMQRLAEEMLADLNKDVVDFVPNFDDSLTEPSVLPAKVPNLLVNGSAGIAVGMATNMAPHNLTEVVDGTIEYIKNPEITVEELTKYVTAPDFPTGGIIYGYTGVKKALETGRGRIVMRAVANIETDKNGREQIIVTEVPYQTNKASLIEKTAALVNEKRIEGISAIRDESDRKGLRIVYDIKRDAMANVVLNQLFKYTGLQTSFSVNNVALVKGRPKICNLRDLIHYYVEHRHEVVTRRTEYDLKEAKKRLHILEGLLKALDVIDLVIATIRSSQDAEEARNVLMGEGKMNTDSRFFKDIAVPNNFVFDFSEIQAKEILGMRLQRLTGLERNKIQNEHDQLVLTVEDYEDILAKVERRMAIITDELIELKEKYGDERRTQIVHSAEDIDIEDLIAEEEMVITISNEGYIKRTSLSEYKAQARGGKGSKGTTTKEDDFTEHLFVASTHNYLLIFTDYGKVYWLKVYAIPEGSKTSKGRPLQNLISIESGEKVQAVINVKNLKEEDYVQNHNLVFCTKKGQIKKTALEAYSRPRQGGINAITINEGDALLDVRLTDGSNEIIMAVRSGRAIRFDETQVRPMGRTAAGVRGISVQGDDEVIGMVCLNRPDANLLVVSEKGYGKRSDIDDYRIIKRGGKGVTTLKTTEKTGALIAIKEVVDTDHLMIIRKSGVMIRFAVSELRTMGRATQGVRLINLAEGDEIASVAKIEHIEEDEEETTLESGMENADGEVSADLANKADTSSNGNHDKNGNAEADESSEDVE, from the coding sequence ATGGCAGATATAGAAAATGACGAGCTATTAGACGATGGAAATGATAATATTATTCCAGTTAGTATAGAAGACGAAATGCGAACAGCATACATAGATTATTCTATGTCAGTTATTGTTTCTCGTGCGCTTCCAGATGTTCGTGATGGTTTAAAACCTGTACACCGTAGAGTGCTTTATGGAATGGCAGACTTAGGAGTTTACCACAATAAAGCCTATAAAAAATCGGCTCGTATTGTAGGTGAGGTATTGGGTAAATATCACCCTCACGGCGATTCATCCGTTTATGAAACAATGGTAAGAATGGCGCAAGAGTGGTCGCTTCGTTATATGCTCGTTGATGGACAAGGAAACTTTGGTTCTATTGATGGAGACAATGCAGCAGCGATGCGTTATACAGAGGCTCGTATGCAGCGTTTGGCAGAAGAAATGCTTGCCGATTTGAATAAAGACGTCGTGGATTTTGTTCCCAACTTTGACGACTCGCTTACAGAACCTTCTGTACTTCCTGCAAAAGTTCCTAATCTTTTGGTAAATGGGTCGGCTGGTATTGCTGTCGGAATGGCAACCAATATGGCTCCTCACAACCTTACAGAAGTAGTTGATGGAACAATAGAATATATCAAAAATCCTGAAATAACTGTCGAAGAGCTTACAAAATATGTTACTGCTCCAGATTTTCCAACAGGAGGAATTATTTATGGCTACACAGGAGTAAAGAAAGCACTAGAAACAGGACGTGGAAGAATTGTGATGCGTGCTGTGGCAAATATAGAAACAGATAAAAACGGACGTGAGCAAATTATTGTTACAGAAGTTCCTTATCAGACCAATAAAGCTAGTTTGATAGAAAAAACAGCAGCTTTAGTCAATGAAAAACGCATTGAGGGAATTTCGGCAATTCGTGATGAATCAGATAGAAAAGGACTTCGTATTGTTTATGATATTAAGCGTGATGCAATGGCAAATGTAGTCTTGAATCAGCTTTTCAAATACACAGGGCTTCAAACTTCATTTAGTGTAAACAACGTAGCTCTTGTAAAAGGTCGTCCAAAAATCTGTAATCTTAGAGACCTAATCCATTATTATGTCGAACACCGACATGAAGTAGTAACTCGTCGTACAGAATACGACCTCAAAGAAGCCAAAAAACGTCTTCACATTTTAGAAGGACTTTTAAAAGCCCTTGATGTAATTGATTTGGTAATTGCTACTATCAGAAGTTCTCAAGATGCAGAAGAGGCAAGAAATGTCTTGATGGGAGAAGGTAAAATGAATACAGATAGCCGTTTCTTTAAGGATATTGCTGTTCCAAATAATTTTGTGTTTGATTTTTCAGAAATTCAAGCAAAAGAAATTTTGGGAATGCGTCTGCAACGTCTTACAGGATTGGAACGCAACAAAATCCAAAACGAACACGACCAACTTGTCCTTACAGTTGAGGATTATGAAGATATTTTAGCTAAAGTAGAGCGTAGAATGGCAATCATTACTGACGAACTCATAGAGCTAAAAGAAAAATATGGAGATGAGCGCAGAACTCAAATCGTTCATAGTGCAGAAGATATTGATATTGAAGATTTGATAGCTGAAGAAGAGATGGTAATTACTATTTCAAATGAAGGGTATATCAAACGTACTTCGCTTTCAGAATACAAAGCACAAGCTCGTGGTGGAAAAGGCTCAAAAGGCACAACTACAAAAGAAGATGACTTTACAGAACATTTGTTTGTTGCTTCTACACACAACTATTTGCTTATCTTTACAGACTATGGAAAAGTATATTGGCTAAAAGTTTATGCTATTCCAGAAGGCTCAAAGACTTCTAAAGGTCGCCCTCTTCAAAATCTTATCTCAATAGAGTCTGGAGAGAAAGTACAGGCAGTTATTAATGTCAAGAATCTGAAAGAAGAAGACTATGTTCAGAATCATAATCTTGTTTTCTGTACTAAGAAAGGACAAATCAAAAAAACAGCTTTAGAAGCCTATTCTCGTCCTCGCCAAGGTGGTATCAATGCCATTACTATCAATGAAGGCGATGCTCTTTTAGATGTTCGTCTGACAGATGGCAGCAACGAAATTATTATGGCAGTTCGTTCTGGTCGTGCAATTCGTTTCGATGAAACGCAGGTACGTCCAATGGGCAGAACGGCAGCAGGAGTTCGTGGAATATCTGTACAAGGAGATGATGAAGTTATAGGAATGGTTTGCTTGAACCGTCCAGATGCCAATCTTTTGGTGGTTTCTGAAAAAGGATATGGAAAACGCTCTGATATAGATGATTATAGAATAATTAAGCGTGGAGGAAAAGGAGTTACTACACTCAAAACAACAGAAAAAACAGGTGCTTTGATTGCCATTAAGGAAGTTGTTGATACAGACCATTTGATGATTATTCGTAAGTCTGGCGTAATGATTCGCTTTGCCGTTTCAGAACTTCGTACTATGGGACGTGCTACACAGGGCGTTCGTTTGATAAACTTAGCAGAAGGAGACGAGATTGCCTCTGTAGCTAAAATTGAACACATAGAAGAAGATGAGGAAGAGACAACATTGGAATCAGGAATGGAAAATGCAGATGGAGAAGTTTCTGCTGACCTTGCTAATAAGGCGGACACATCTAGTAATGGAAATCATGATAAAAATGGCAATGCAGAAGCTGATGAAAGTTCAGAAGATGTAGAGTAA
- the lptE gene encoding LPS assembly lipoprotein LptE encodes MTTYIKNIFFFVFVVLLSSCAGASLFKLNGGTIDYTQIKTLSISPILNDAGQGPPTITINATEKLREFYLRNTRLGLVQSGGDMQIEGRIVGYEVIPVAPQGGSQVATIQRLQIKMEVTYYNAVDEEASFDDKIYTQFEDFEQNQTLAQVEEQLVEIILDRIVFDIFNDTAGNW; translated from the coding sequence ATGACTACTTACATAAAAAATATATTCTTCTTTGTCTTTGTTGTGTTACTTTCAAGCTGTGCAGGAGCTTCGCTCTTTAAACTCAATGGAGGAACGATAGATTACACTCAAATCAAGACACTTTCTATTTCTCCTATCCTAAACGATGCAGGACAAGGACCACCTACCATTACCATAAACGCCACAGAAAAATTGCGTGAATTCTATCTTCGAAATACTCGTTTAGGATTGGTTCAGTCAGGTGGAGATATGCAAATTGAGGGGAGAATTGTAGGTTATGAAGTTATTCCAGTTGCTCCACAAGGAGGTTCTCAAGTAGCGACTATTCAGCGTTTGCAAATAAAAATGGAAGTAACATATTACAATGCAGTAGATGAGGAGGCTTCTTTTGATGATAAAATCTATACCCAGTTTGAAGATTTTGAGCAAAACCAAACGCTTGCACAGGTAGAAGAACAGCTCGTAGAAATTATTTTAGACCGAATTGTGTTCGATATCTTCAATGATACAGCTGGAAATTGGTAG